Proteins encoded by one window of Thermobaculum terrenum ATCC BAA-798:
- a CDS encoding NAD-dependent epimerase/dehydratase family protein has protein sequence MPKVVVTGGSGKAGRAVVRDLLEHGYEVLSVDLVPPAERLCPSLVADLTDLGETYDAFKGYEMVVHLAAIPAPGIRTDEVTFRTNTLSTYNVFSVAKDIGMSRVVWASSETTLGLPFDREQPAYAPIDENHPLYPESSYALSKVLGEEMARQFNRWTGIPFIGLRFSNIMEPQDYAQFPTFWDDPTKRKWNLWGYVDARDVAQACRLGLQADINSAEVFIIAAADTVMNRPSRELLAEVFPNVPLHKEIGDFETLLSIDKARRMLGYDPQYSWRQYVGL, from the coding sequence ATGCCTAAAGTAGTCGTGACAGGCGGTAGTGGCAAGGCCGGCAGAGCGGTCGTTAGAGACCTCCTGGAACATGGATATGAGGTGCTAAGTGTAGATCTGGTGCCGCCAGCTGAGAGGCTTTGCCCCTCGCTCGTGGCCGATCTAACTGATCTTGGCGAGACCTACGATGCCTTCAAGGGCTATGAGATGGTTGTGCATCTGGCGGCCATCCCCGCTCCCGGTATTCGCACCGACGAGGTAACATTCCGCACTAACACGCTGAGCACCTACAACGTCTTCTCTGTGGCAAAGGATATAGGCATGTCCCGGGTAGTATGGGCTTCCAGCGAGACCACTTTGGGGTTGCCTTTCGACCGCGAGCAGCCAGCATATGCGCCTATAGATGAGAACCACCCTCTATATCCGGAGTCTAGCTATGCCCTGTCGAAAGTGCTGGGCGAGGAGATGGCACGGCAATTCAACCGCTGGACGGGTATCCCATTCATAGGACTGCGCTTCTCCAATATCATGGAACCCCAAGACTATGCGCAGTTTCCTACGTTCTGGGATGACCCAACGAAGCGAAAGTGGAACCTTTGGGGCTATGTGGATGCTCGAGATGTTGCTCAGGCATGCAGGCTGGGATTGCAGGCAGATATCAATAGTGCCGAGGTGTTCATCATAGCTGCGGCCGATACCGTCATGAACCGTCCAAGCAGAGAGTTGCTTGCCGAGGTATTTCCCAACGTGCCGCTCCACAAAGAGATAGGAGATTTCGAGACGCTGCTCTCGATAGATAAGGCGAGGCGCATGCTGGGCTATGATCCTCAGTACTCATGGAGGCAATATGTGGGTTTGTAG
- a CDS encoding cupin domain-containing protein, which translates to MHPSSESSRQFLHINVLDFLQQSTAGKVLWAHQTEDLNINLVHLDAGASIDRHHNNEVDVLILVIQGEGKVEIDDAEISIRSGDLLVIPKAAQRSIAATKTNLLYVTCHRRRHGLMPTIRDRH; encoded by the coding sequence ATGCACCCAAGTTCTGAATCTAGCCGACAGTTTCTCCATATCAACGTCCTGGACTTCCTACAACAAAGTACGGCGGGTAAGGTCCTGTGGGCTCATCAAACAGAAGACCTCAACATCAACTTGGTACATCTGGACGCGGGCGCGTCAATCGACAGGCACCATAACAACGAGGTAGATGTGCTGATACTAGTAATTCAGGGGGAAGGAAAGGTAGAGATAGATGACGCAGAGATAAGTATCAGAAGTGGTGACCTGCTGGTCATCCCTAAGGCCGCCCAAAGGAGCATCGCAGCCACAAAAACGAACCTACTCTATGTTACCTGCCATAGGCGCAGACACGGACTGATGCCCACGATAAGGGATAGGCACTAG
- a CDS encoding aldo/keto reductase — protein sequence MDTRRLGNTDMMITPIGFGAWAIGGGGWASGWGPQDDNESIAAIHKALDLGINWIDTAAVYGLGHSEEVVARALDGISDRPYIFTKCGLVWDESGRISNSLKRDSIRRELEASLRRLRVEVIDLYQIHWPNPDEDIEEGWSTLAELQQEGKVRYIGVSNFSVEQMQRAMRIAPISSLQPPYNLLNRSIEKEILPFCQEHNIGVIAYSPMASGLLTGKVTAEWVRNLPDDDWRKRSPEFNEPRLSRNLKLVEKLREIGSRHGKSPAEVAIAWVLRHPAVTGAIVGARRPDQVEGIIGAADFRLSQEELDEIEQFLTELDSVAQTQ from the coding sequence TTGGATACTCGACGTTTGGGCAACACAGACATGATGATCACTCCTATAGGATTCGGGGCCTGGGCGATCGGAGGTGGTGGTTGGGCTTCCGGTTGGGGGCCTCAGGACGACAATGAATCCATAGCTGCTATCCACAAGGCTCTTGATCTGGGCATCAACTGGATCGATACTGCTGCTGTCTATGGTCTCGGCCATTCTGAGGAGGTAGTTGCAAGGGCCCTAGATGGCATCTCTGATAGGCCTTACATCTTCACCAAGTGTGGTCTTGTGTGGGACGAGAGTGGGAGGATCTCCAACAGCCTTAAGAGAGATTCTATTCGTCGTGAGCTGGAAGCGAGCCTGCGGCGCCTGCGTGTGGAAGTGATCGATCTATACCAGATCCACTGGCCAAACCCTGACGAGGACATAGAAGAGGGTTGGAGCACACTGGCAGAGCTGCAGCAGGAGGGTAAGGTACGCTATATAGGTGTTTCTAACTTCAGCGTGGAGCAGATGCAGCGGGCGATGCGCATCGCGCCTATCTCATCCCTACAGCCACCTTACAACCTACTCAACAGGAGCATCGAGAAGGAGATACTGCCTTTCTGTCAGGAGCACAATATAGGAGTAATTGCCTACTCGCCAATGGCCTCTGGCCTGCTCACAGGTAAAGTGACTGCCGAGTGGGTGCGCAACCTGCCGGACGATGACTGGCGTAAACGCAGCCCTGAGTTCAACGAACCGAGGCTCTCACGTAATCTGAAGTTGGTCGAGAAGCTACGAGAGATCGGTAGCCGTCACGGGAAGTCCCCGGCCGAGGTAGCGATCGCCTGGGTGCTGAGACATCCGGCTGTAACGGGCGCGATAGTTGGAGCACGTAGGCCCGACCAGGTGGAGGGCATTATCGGTGCTGCCGATTTCAGACTCTCTCAGGAGGAACTGGATGAGATCGAGCAGTTCCTGACCGAGCTTGACTCTGTAGCTCAGACCCAATAG
- a CDS encoding MFS transporter: MQTENNYSSVDAKKTADIFYPGAFGSFRIKEYRIYFPGAMIAALGMWVQIVAQGWLIVNLTSSEFLIGLVAFCANLPFLLLSLPGGMLADRLEKRKVVMTSQGINAIFMVLMGLLVVTGKANIWLLMVWLLVVGSVGAISMPSQQSMLPEIVGRKNLMNAIALNSAQFNLTGVIGPTLGGFAVKYIGIAGAYFFNGLTLVIAMVTLWAIRPQFASKALSSTRSRETASLAYAARHVWTDSRIRTIVVLAAVQTLFLQPYNTLLPVFAKDVLHMGASGYGLLLGAVGLGAFVGAMMLAFKGEITSKGKWLIVAQVASALGIMSFAVMRHLPFALVALFVAGWGIVTFLAMGNSLLQTVVPDELRGRVMSCWMLVVLGLTPFGSLYIGSLASAVGPVASLVICALVALVCAGAIIAKERELFKSNFSLVAQPVRV, encoded by the coding sequence TTGCAAACGGAAAATAATTATTCTAGCGTTGATGCAAAGAAGACAGCAGATATCTTCTATCCGGGTGCCTTTGGTTCATTCCGCATCAAGGAGTATCGTATATACTTTCCAGGGGCTATGATTGCAGCACTGGGCATGTGGGTACAGATAGTTGCCCAGGGCTGGTTGATCGTGAACCTTACCAGCTCGGAGTTCCTGATTGGTCTGGTAGCGTTCTGCGCCAACTTGCCTTTCCTGCTGCTGTCGCTGCCGGGAGGGATGCTAGCTGATAGGTTAGAGAAGCGCAAGGTTGTTATGACTTCCCAGGGTATCAATGCTATCTTTATGGTGCTCATGGGGCTGTTGGTGGTTACTGGAAAGGCGAACATATGGCTGTTGATGGTTTGGTTGCTGGTTGTTGGGTCCGTGGGTGCCATAAGTATGCCATCTCAGCAGTCGATGTTACCGGAGATAGTGGGTCGCAAGAACCTGATGAATGCCATTGCGCTTAACTCGGCTCAGTTCAACCTGACTGGTGTCATAGGGCCTACTCTAGGCGGCTTTGCAGTGAAATACATAGGTATCGCCGGAGCCTATTTCTTCAACGGACTGACGCTGGTGATCGCGATGGTCACGCTGTGGGCTATACGACCGCAATTTGCCAGTAAGGCTTTATCCTCTACCAGAAGTCGAGAGACCGCGAGCCTGGCGTACGCAGCCCGTCATGTATGGACGGATAGCAGGATCAGAACGATCGTAGTGCTGGCAGCGGTACAGACGCTCTTCCTGCAACCCTACAATACTCTGCTACCAGTGTTTGCCAAGGATGTGCTGCATATGGGAGCGAGTGGTTATGGCCTATTGCTGGGTGCAGTGGGACTCGGAGCTTTTGTGGGTGCGATGATGCTGGCCTTCAAGGGAGAGATCACGAGCAAGGGCAAGTGGTTGATAGTTGCCCAGGTTGCGTCGGCGCTGGGGATAATGTCCTTTGCGGTAATGCGTCACCTGCCTTTCGCGCTGGTGGCGTTATTTGTGGCGGGATGGGGGATCGTGACCTTCCTGGCGATGGGCAACTCGCTTTTGCAGACGGTGGTGCCGGATGAGCTCAGGGGGAGAGTCATGAGCTGTTGGATGCTGGTTGTGCTAGGGCTGACTCCTTTTGGGAGCTTGTACATAGGCAGCCTGGCTTCAGCTGTGGGGCCAGTGGCCTCACTGGTAATCTGTGCGTTGGTTGCGCTGGTGTGTGCTGGAGCGATCATCGCCAAGGAGAGGGAGCTTTTCAAGAGCAATTTCTCTCTGGTTGCTCAGCCTGTCAGGGTATAG
- a CDS encoding LLM class F420-dependent oxidoreductase codes for MSEVKFGVFVPQGWTLDLVEIRDPIEQYEAMTNVAKIADSIPGWDSIWVFDHFHTVPVPVPETTFECWTITAALARDTNRVNIGQMVTCNGYRNPALLAKMASTVDVASHGRLYFGLGAGWYEHEWRAYGYGFPETRVRMGMFREACAIIHAMWTQDYPQFEGKYYQIDRPINEPKGVRKPHPSFWIGGGGEKVTLRLVAQYGNACNLASDPELLKHKLEVLRQHCEELGRNYDEIIKSTGVTVHLVRPGQDPREATWRARGRQSFEEYSRNVIVGTPDEVAERLQTIVDAGANYFIVTLPRVAYDTEPLHWFAEEVIPHFQK; via the coding sequence ATGTCTGAGGTTAAGTTTGGAGTATTCGTACCACAGGGGTGGACCCTCGACTTGGTGGAGATAAGAGACCCCATAGAGCAGTACGAAGCCATGACCAACGTAGCCAAAATAGCCGACTCCATTCCAGGCTGGGACTCCATATGGGTGTTCGATCACTTCCACACAGTACCGGTGCCAGTGCCTGAGACCACCTTTGAGTGCTGGACCATCACTGCTGCCCTGGCCAGGGACACCAACCGAGTCAACATAGGCCAGATGGTCACCTGCAACGGCTACCGCAACCCTGCACTCCTGGCCAAGATGGCCTCCACCGTCGATGTCGCCTCCCATGGCAGACTCTACTTCGGCCTGGGAGCTGGCTGGTACGAGCATGAGTGGCGGGCCTATGGCTATGGCTTCCCTGAAACCAGGGTCAGAATGGGCATGTTCAGGGAGGCTTGTGCCATCATCCATGCCATGTGGACCCAGGACTACCCCCAGTTTGAGGGCAAGTACTACCAGATAGATCGTCCCATCAACGAGCCCAAGGGAGTGCGCAAGCCCCATCCCTCCTTCTGGATAGGAGGTGGGGGAGAGAAGGTCACCCTCCGCCTGGTGGCCCAGTACGGCAACGCCTGCAACCTTGCCTCCGATCCTGAGCTTCTGAAACACAAGCTGGAAGTGCTCAGGCAGCACTGTGAGGAGCTGGGCAGGAACTACGACGAGATCATCAAGTCCACGGGAGTAACTGTACACCTAGTACGCCCTGGACAAGACCCGCGTGAGGCCACTTGGCGAGCTCGTGGCAGGCAGAGCTTTGAGGAATACTCTCGCAACGTCATAGTGGGTACTCCGGACGAGGTGGCTGAGAGGTTGCAGACCATCGTAGATGCTGGTGCTAACTATTTTATAGTTACCTTGCCTAGAGTGGCCTACGACACAGAACCACTCCACTGGTTCGCAGAAGAGGTAATCCCTCACTTCCAGAAGTAA
- a CDS encoding NAD(P)/FAD-dependent oxidoreductase: protein MRQLSSDVAIIGAGVVGAACAYFLAEMGHSPTIIDPMEQGAATPAGAGIVAPGVTFHPSPYYFPLAYRAVSYLEGLVDKLGNERLLERCGLLYLITDPRSPVDAESLARQLRRHGMEGAPMHGHVEVIDPEYVHRYFPLLVPSQGAVYVDGPGRLNGANLRDALLLQAIKRGAHYIRARASIDSISQQEIALKADSTTITTQRLVLAAGAWSRQIIGQFSAVSLPISPQRGQILHLEVPDTRTDQWPIVMGDFPHYLLTFPVCKVLAGATHEDVGFHPKPTLAGIREIADTIYKVAPSLGSARLLGVNVGLRPVTPDGLPIIGRVPDLPSVIVASGHGAYGLQLGPYTGMLAAQLATDQEPDMDLTPYSPLRFSS, encoded by the coding sequence ATGAGGCAACTCAGTAGCGATGTGGCCATCATAGGCGCCGGTGTCGTCGGGGCCGCATGCGCTTACTTCCTCGCGGAGATGGGCCACTCGCCAACGATCATAGACCCCATGGAACAGGGAGCTGCCACACCTGCAGGTGCAGGTATCGTCGCCCCTGGAGTTACTTTCCACCCTTCACCATACTACTTTCCTTTAGCTTACAGGGCCGTTAGCTATTTGGAAGGACTTGTAGATAAGCTTGGTAACGAGCGCCTGCTCGAGAGGTGTGGCTTGTTGTATCTCATAACCGATCCCAGATCGCCAGTAGATGCCGAGAGTCTCGCCAGGCAACTAAGGCGCCATGGCATGGAAGGCGCCCCGATGCACGGGCATGTAGAGGTGATAGACCCAGAGTACGTCCACCGCTACTTCCCACTGCTGGTCCCCAGCCAGGGAGCAGTATACGTGGATGGTCCGGGCAGACTCAATGGTGCCAACCTACGTGATGCCCTCCTGTTGCAGGCGATCAAGCGAGGAGCCCATTACATTCGTGCAAGGGCAAGCATAGATAGCATATCCCAACAGGAGATCGCTCTGAAGGCAGACAGTACAACCATCACTACTCAGAGGCTTGTCCTGGCAGCAGGTGCATGGTCCAGGCAGATCATCGGGCAGTTCTCAGCAGTATCACTGCCCATCAGCCCCCAGCGCGGACAGATCCTGCATCTGGAAGTTCCCGACACTCGCACTGATCAGTGGCCAATTGTAATGGGCGACTTTCCACATTATCTGCTCACATTTCCTGTGTGCAAGGTGCTGGCAGGCGCAACACATGAGGACGTAGGCTTTCATCCTAAGCCAACGTTGGCGGGCATCAGAGAGATCGCTGACACGATCTACAAAGTAGCGCCGTCCCTTGGCTCCGCCAGATTATTGGGAGTTAACGTAGGATTACGACCCGTCACACCTGACGGCCTGCCGATCATCGGACGAGTGCCCGACCTCCCGTCGGTAATTGTCGCTAGCGGGCATGGAGCCTACGGCTTACAGCTTGGCCCTTATACCGGTATGTTGGCAGCCCAGCTGGCCACCGACCAGGAGCCGGATATGGACCTCACGCCATACTCACCTTTGAGGTTTAGCAGCTAG
- a CDS encoding D-2-hydroxyacid dehydrogenase, with the protein MCALLEGARPLFVFMPPQHDNSREWARRLSKDVPELEVVAPESFEEAARLLPQAVAAFGTIPRELLALAPNLKWLQAPAAAPPAGYYYQELVEHPVIVTNFRGIYNEHVATHAMAFVLAFARGFHRYIPLQLKHRWQPEPEHSGVVYLPEATALVIGVGGIGAEIARLCAAFGMRVVGVDARRQDMPPGVTRLHPPDVLDSLLSTADFVIMTVPHTPETEGMIHIKRLQLMKPSAFLINVGRGKTVVLKDLIKALHEGIIAGAGLDVFEEEPLPPDHPLWTTPNLLLTPHVAANGPYLNERRYSIILENARRFVSGRELINVVDKSKWY; encoded by the coding sequence ATGTGCGCTCTACTCGAGGGTGCTAGACCCTTGTTTGTCTTCATGCCGCCACAGCATGATAACAGTCGGGAGTGGGCTAGGCGCCTTTCTAAGGATGTACCCGAACTGGAGGTTGTAGCACCAGAATCCTTTGAGGAGGCAGCCAGGCTCCTTCCACAGGCAGTAGCAGCCTTTGGCACAATCCCTAGAGAACTGCTAGCCCTAGCTCCCAACCTCAAATGGCTGCAAGCGCCGGCTGCAGCTCCTCCAGCGGGGTACTACTATCAAGAGCTGGTGGAACACCCAGTCATAGTTACGAACTTCAGGGGTATATACAATGAGCACGTTGCGACTCATGCCATGGCCTTTGTACTGGCCTTTGCAAGAGGTTTCCATCGGTACATACCCCTGCAGCTAAAACACCGATGGCAGCCCGAACCCGAGCACTCTGGGGTAGTCTATCTGCCAGAGGCTACAGCACTAGTAATCGGCGTAGGAGGCATTGGTGCCGAGATAGCCCGCCTATGTGCGGCGTTCGGCATGCGCGTCGTGGGCGTAGATGCAAGAAGGCAGGATATGCCGCCAGGAGTTACTCGGCTGCACCCACCAGACGTCCTGGATTCTCTGCTGTCGACTGCAGACTTCGTTATCATGACCGTACCCCATACCCCTGAGACAGAAGGCATGATCCACATCAAGCGTCTTCAACTCATGAAGCCATCTGCGTTCCTGATCAATGTCGGTCGCGGCAAGACAGTAGTCCTAAAAGACCTGATCAAGGCGCTGCACGAGGGCATCATCGCAGGCGCAGGACTAGATGTATTCGAGGAGGAGCCACTTCCCCCAGATCACCCTTTGTGGACCACACCCAACTTGCTCCTCACCCCACACGTGGCTGCCAATGGCCCTTACCTCAATGAACGCAGGTATAGCATCATACTCGAGAACGCTAGGAGGTTTGTATCGGGTAGAGAGCTCATCAACGTAGTTGACAAATCCAAGTGGTACTAA
- the mutL gene encoding DNA mismatch repair endonuclease MutL, translating into MIYEYGEYSGHIARDSGLDRPRIRQLPEEVVRMIAAGEVIESPASVVKELVENSIDAAASSIRVDVKGGGLAHISVVDDGVGIAADELPVAIQRHATSKLPEGRLDAITTLGFRGEALPSIAAVSELTITSSAKGENVGRSITVRDGKVVADHAAPASGGTVVVARHLFRNVPARLAMVDKPQVEVGHISQVLRRLYLSSPHIALRLYSEGKMLLSTSGQGDRLAALIELYGGELEEHILDLGIRELRYGRYRLILSDSAVTRPSRHHINIVVNNRWAQVKALLASMEQAYRGILPKGRHPILLLQLDLDPSRLDVNVHPAKQEVKLLDEREVIESVCEQLRSALGKNPSASKSLLYYGIEPFPSDYSRLQVAEERESWSDEKILTPNLPPVKVLAQLHDRLIVLEGDEGLYLVDQHRAHERVLYERFLTERMDGSEALLLSEPVVIELRTHQVQKLAEYMDELSALGFECEVFGRNALLVRAMPDAGKEIGDHLTTSDLLWILQDEPSAFEDPGNWKHRLITRMACRMAVRRGKSLEHDHMVWIVERLGHTSVPAICPHGSPIIRYLPRESLYRDFEW; encoded by the coding sequence GATGCGGCAGCATCATCGATCCGTGTGGATGTGAAGGGAGGTGGGCTGGCACATATAAGTGTAGTCGATGACGGCGTGGGGATAGCAGCTGATGAGCTGCCTGTCGCGATCCAAAGGCATGCCACTAGCAAGCTCCCCGAAGGTAGACTAGACGCTATTACGACGCTTGGCTTTCGAGGAGAAGCTCTGCCTAGCATAGCTGCTGTGTCGGAGCTCACCATAACCAGCTCGGCGAAAGGGGAAAATGTAGGTAGATCCATTACTGTCCGAGATGGCAAGGTAGTAGCGGACCACGCAGCGCCTGCATCTGGAGGTACTGTAGTCGTAGCACGCCATCTATTTCGAAATGTGCCTGCGAGGCTGGCTATGGTGGACAAGCCTCAGGTGGAGGTGGGGCACATCTCGCAGGTGCTTCGTCGGCTCTATCTTAGTTCCCCTCATATAGCTCTCAGGCTCTACTCCGAAGGAAAGATGCTTCTTAGTACCAGTGGCCAAGGTGATCGCCTGGCAGCACTAATAGAGCTGTATGGTGGCGAGCTTGAGGAGCACATCCTCGATCTGGGGATCAGGGAGTTGCGATATGGCAGGTACAGGTTGATCCTCAGCGATTCTGCGGTGACACGACCTAGCAGGCATCACATTAACATAGTGGTTAACAACAGATGGGCTCAGGTAAAGGCGCTGCTTGCGAGTATGGAACAGGCTTATAGGGGCATACTACCAAAAGGTAGGCACCCGATCTTGTTACTGCAGTTGGATTTGGATCCGTCCAGGTTGGATGTAAACGTGCATCCAGCCAAACAGGAGGTGAAGCTCCTAGATGAGAGAGAAGTGATCGAGAGCGTGTGCGAGCAGCTGAGGAGTGCTCTTGGGAAGAACCCTTCCGCCTCCAAATCGCTGCTGTATTATGGCATCGAGCCTTTCCCCTCGGACTATTCAAGGCTACAGGTAGCAGAGGAGAGGGAGAGTTGGTCTGATGAGAAGATTTTAACCCCGAACCTACCTCCCGTGAAGGTGCTTGCCCAGCTGCACGATAGGCTCATAGTGCTGGAGGGAGATGAAGGGCTTTACCTAGTGGATCAGCACAGGGCGCACGAGCGCGTGCTATATGAGCGTTTTCTCACTGAGCGTATGGATGGATCTGAGGCTTTGCTGCTGTCTGAGCCTGTAGTGATCGAGCTGCGTACTCACCAGGTGCAAAAGCTGGCAGAATACATGGACGAGCTCTCCGCACTGGGATTTGAGTGTGAGGTGTTTGGTAGAAATGCCTTGCTAGTGCGAGCTATGCCAGATGCAGGAAAAGAGATCGGAGATCATCTAACCACCTCAGACCTTCTCTGGATACTTCAGGATGAGCCTTCTGCTTTTGAGGATCCTGGCAACTGGAAGCACAGGCTTATCACTCGCATGGCATGCAGGATGGCTGTGCGCAGAGGTAAGTCGCTTGAGCATGATCATATGGTGTGGATTGTGGAAAGGCTGGGACACACTAGCGTCCCTGCGATTTGCCCTCACGGCTCTCCTATTATCAGGTATCTGCCGAGGGAGTCTCTCTACAGGGATTTCGAGTGGTAG
- a CDS encoding nicotinate phosphoribosyltransferase, with translation MSYLDENAIPLSIDLYELTMGASYHALGMDGRATFSLFVRSLPPGRSFLVVAGVEDALRRLENLRFDERALEYIATLPQVRPDFVEYLRSFRFEGDVWAVPEGSIVFPNEPVLEITASIIHGQIAEPVVMNALHYPTLVATKAARCVLAAQGKPLFDFGLRRAPEIDGGLAAARACYLAGFSGTSNVLAGKVYGIPVVGTMAHSFVESFPNERLAFEGFVSTFPHRITLLIDTYDVLMGAQHVVEVSRKFAGTGKQISAVRIDSGDLEALSRQVRKLLDSEGLQDIRIMASGGLDEYEIDRLLRNGAPIDSFGVGTRVVTAEDAPVLDMSYKLVQFDGRPKLKLSEGKRTIVGAKQLWRRIDTTGLYAEDMISGREEQAPDDGEWLPLLRPMMKAGRITESFDLEEARRQHAREVERLPSHLRDIHSVGEYKVTLSSQLQERQRLAEEMIAQEEGLAAKPQR, from the coding sequence ATGAGCTACCTGGACGAGAATGCCATACCTCTTTCGATAGACCTGTATGAGCTCACTATGGGTGCGAGCTACCATGCACTCGGGATGGATGGCCGTGCTACATTTAGCCTGTTCGTTCGCAGCCTGCCTCCTGGCAGATCTTTCCTAGTGGTGGCGGGCGTGGAGGATGCACTAAGGCGGTTAGAGAACCTGCGGTTCGACGAGCGTGCGCTAGAGTACATCGCTACTTTGCCTCAGGTGCGCCCCGACTTTGTGGAGTATCTACGGTCCTTCAGGTTCGAGGGAGATGTGTGGGCGGTCCCCGAGGGTTCTATAGTGTTCCCCAACGAGCCGGTACTGGAAATAACTGCATCCATTATCCATGGGCAGATAGCTGAGCCGGTCGTAATGAATGCTTTGCACTATCCCACCCTGGTAGCGACCAAGGCCGCTAGGTGTGTGCTGGCGGCACAAGGCAAGCCCCTATTCGACTTCGGGCTACGTCGTGCCCCCGAAATAGATGGAGGACTGGCTGCTGCCCGGGCGTGCTACCTGGCAGGCTTTAGTGGGACCAGCAACGTGCTAGCTGGCAAGGTCTACGGTATCCCTGTGGTGGGTACCATGGCCCATTCCTTCGTGGAGTCCTTCCCTAACGAGAGGTTGGCGTTTGAGGGATTCGTAAGTACGTTCCCACACAGGATAACACTGCTGATCGATACCTACGACGTGCTTATGGGGGCGCAACACGTTGTGGAGGTCAGCCGAAAGTTTGCGGGCACTGGCAAGCAGATCTCAGCGGTGCGTATCGACAGCGGCGACCTCGAAGCACTCAGCAGGCAGGTTAGGAAGCTACTTGATTCTGAAGGGCTTCAAGATATCAGGATCATGGCGAGTGGTGGTCTTGATGAGTACGAGATAGACAGGCTGCTCAGAAATGGTGCTCCTATCGATTCCTTTGGAGTGGGCACACGCGTGGTGACGGCAGAGGATGCTCCAGTGTTGGATATGAGCTACAAGCTGGTGCAGTTCGATGGGCGTCCTAAGCTGAAGTTGAGCGAGGGCAAGAGGACGATCGTGGGGGCCAAGCAGCTTTGGCGTAGAATAGACACCACAGGCCTCTATGCGGAGGACATGATCTCTGGCAGGGAGGAGCAAGCGCCAGACGATGGAGAGTGGCTTCCACTGCTGAGGCCGATGATGAAGGCTGGCAGGATCACTGAATCTTTTGATCTTGAGGAGGCGCGTCGCCAGCATGCCCGCGAGGTGGAGCGGCTACCATCCCATCTGCGAGACATCCATAGTGTGGGAGAGTACAAAGTGACGCTCAGCTCTCAGCTACAGGAGAGGCAGCGACTTGCAGAGGAGATGATAGCTCAGGAGGAGGGACTAGCTGCTAAACCTCAAAGGTGA